One region of Streptomyces davaonensis JCM 4913 genomic DNA includes:
- a CDS encoding SDR family NAD(P)-dependent oxidoreductase translates to MRTVIVSGASSGIGHATAERFARSGDHVINLDRQPPPASTPDGPREGGGAVHWTELDVADWSGVQEAVDRVHAERGRIDVVIANAGISVRHGILELTEAEARRTLDVNLMGVLALWRHAVPHMLRQGEGVLLATASVNGSRGYPLYADYNASKAGVASLCQTFAVELSPLIRTACVAPGAVLTPMQRAEYTDEMLAEVNERIPARRHALPEEIADAFYFLASPQASFVSGQQFVVDGAETAGATTAFFPGPTKALDAGERS, encoded by the coding sequence ATGCGTACCGTCATCGTGTCCGGCGCGTCGAGCGGCATCGGCCACGCCACGGCCGAGCGATTCGCCCGCTCGGGCGACCACGTCATCAACCTCGACCGTCAACCGCCGCCCGCGAGCACGCCGGACGGCCCGCGTGAGGGCGGGGGCGCGGTCCACTGGACCGAGCTGGACGTCGCCGACTGGTCGGGCGTCCAGGAGGCCGTCGACCGGGTGCACGCCGAGCGCGGCCGGATCGACGTCGTCATCGCCAACGCCGGCATCAGCGTCCGGCACGGCATCCTGGAACTCACCGAGGCCGAGGCCCGGCGCACCCTGGACGTCAACCTGATGGGCGTCCTGGCCCTGTGGCGGCACGCGGTACCCCACATGCTGCGCCAGGGCGAGGGAGTGCTGCTGGCGACGGCATCCGTCAACGGCTCCCGCGGCTACCCGCTGTACGCCGACTACAACGCCAGCAAGGCGGGGGTCGCCTCACTGTGCCAGACGTTCGCCGTCGAGCTGAGCCCGCTGATCCGCACCGCGTGCGTGGCGCCCGGCGCCGTCCTGACGCCCATGCAGCGCGCCGAGTACACCGACGAGATGCTCGCCGAGGTCAACGAGCGCATCCCGGCCCGCAGGCACGCGCTCCCCGAGGAGATCGCGGACGCCTTCTACTTCCTGGCCTCCCCGCAGGCGTCGTTCGTCTCGGGCCAGCAGTTCGTGGTCGACGGCGCCGAGACGGCGGGCGCCACCACCGCGTTCTTCCCCGGCCCGACCAAGGCACTGGACGCGGGGGAGCGGTCATGA
- a CDS encoding cytochrome P450 — translation MTLSPLLDAGPVEALDFADPLLHAHHDLGPVWRRLRAEAPVHWQPEADGRPGFWVVSGYAEVAGVLGDSETYTSERGNVLDTLLAGGDSAAGKMLAVTDGRPHQSLRSALLKPFSPRSLHVVVDSVRRGTRDLVARAVERGEVDFAADVAAHIPLAAICDLLGVPAEERGHIIDLTSTALSSADGAPTEEATWASRNGLLLYFSELAEQRRKKPYDDVVSLLVTREIDGRPLTHEEIVFNCYSIIMGGHETTRFAMIGGLHALMHHPEQWQALKSGRADVSSAVEEVLRWTTPALHSGRTATQDVLLGEQFVEAGDIVTVWPASANRDESVFDRPDDFDLSRSPNKHLSFAYGPHFCLGAFLARAELSALLESLKDLVAVAEPAGEPRQVYSNFLSGMSALPVTLTGERADAGQPLENG, via the coding sequence ATGACCCTGTCCCCCCTGCTCGACGCGGGCCCCGTCGAGGCCCTGGACTTCGCCGACCCGCTGCTCCACGCCCACCACGACCTGGGTCCGGTGTGGCGGCGGCTGCGCGCCGAGGCCCCGGTGCACTGGCAGCCCGAGGCCGACGGGCGCCCCGGCTTCTGGGTGGTCAGCGGGTACGCCGAGGTCGCCGGGGTCCTGGGCGACAGCGAGACGTACACCTCGGAGCGCGGCAACGTGCTCGACACGCTGCTCGCGGGCGGCGACTCGGCGGCCGGGAAGATGCTCGCGGTCACCGACGGCCGTCCGCACCAGTCGCTGCGCAGCGCCCTGCTCAAACCGTTCTCCCCGCGCTCCCTGCACGTCGTGGTGGACAGCGTGCGGCGCGGCACCCGCGACCTCGTCGCCCGCGCCGTGGAGCGCGGCGAGGTGGACTTCGCCGCCGACGTCGCCGCGCACATCCCGCTCGCCGCCATCTGCGACCTGCTGGGCGTCCCGGCCGAGGAGCGCGGGCACATCATCGACCTCACCTCGACCGCGCTGTCCTCGGCGGACGGCGCCCCCACCGAGGAGGCGACCTGGGCCTCGCGCAACGGCCTGCTGCTGTACTTCTCGGAACTGGCCGAGCAGCGCCGCAAGAAGCCGTACGACGACGTGGTCAGCCTGCTGGTGACCCGGGAGATCGACGGCAGGCCGCTGACGCACGAGGAGATCGTCTTCAACTGCTACAGCATCATCATGGGCGGCCACGAGACGACCCGATTCGCCATGATCGGCGGTCTGCACGCCCTGATGCACCACCCGGAGCAGTGGCAGGCCCTCAAGTCGGGCCGCGCCGACGTCTCCTCGGCGGTCGAGGAGGTGCTGCGCTGGACCACTCCGGCCCTGCACAGCGGCCGTACCGCGACCCAGGACGTGCTGCTGGGCGAGCAGTTCGTGGAGGCGGGGGACATCGTCACCGTCTGGCCGGCCTCCGCCAACCGTGACGAGTCGGTCTTCGACCGGCCGGACGACTTCGACCTGTCCCGCTCGCCCAACAAGCACCTGTCGTTCGCGTACGGCCCGCACTTCTGCCTCGGCGCGTTCCTGGCGCGGGCCGAACTGTCCGCCCTGCTGGAGAGCCTGAAGGACCTCGTCGCGGTCGCCGAGCCGGCCGGCGAGCCGCGCCAGGTGTACTCCAACTTCCTCAGCGGGATGTCAGCCCTGCCCGTCACCCTCACCGGGGAACGCGCCGACGCCGGTCAGCCCCTCGAAAACGGCTGA
- a CDS encoding thioesterase II family protein, with amino-acid sequence MSTHSVSPRADWIGARFAVGRPRLRLLCLPQAGGSAATFGAWRPHLPDGAEVAAVELPGRGARMGEPMPSAWGPLIEAVLDGIRAELAVPYALFGHSFGGTLAYELTLRIEREGLRPPSALVCSAARAPHLPLGREAVAGATDEELADWLRSGDGLPSELLAFPDFLREVLRAVRADLALAESHRIPQPVPVSCPLLTLAGEQDEVATVAQVEPWAAYASGAYRMQVLPGGHAFPRTHPRQTMSAVFEGLTGVGAFPGEGDGQG; translated from the coding sequence ATGAGTACACACAGCGTCTCCCCCCGTGCCGACTGGATCGGTGCCCGTTTCGCCGTCGGGCGGCCCCGGCTGCGGCTGCTCTGTCTGCCGCAGGCGGGCGGCAGTGCGGCCACCTTCGGCGCGTGGCGCCCCCATCTGCCCGACGGGGCGGAAGTCGCCGCGGTGGAGCTGCCAGGACGCGGCGCCCGCATGGGGGAACCGATGCCGTCGGCCTGGGGTCCGCTCATCGAGGCGGTACTGGACGGCATCCGGGCCGAACTGGCCGTGCCGTACGCGCTGTTCGGGCACAGCTTCGGGGGGACGCTGGCGTACGAGCTGACGCTGCGGATCGAGCGGGAGGGGCTGCGCCCGCCGAGCGCTCTGGTGTGCTCAGCGGCCCGTGCGCCGCATCTGCCGCTCGGGCGGGAGGCCGTCGCGGGCGCCACCGACGAGGAGTTGGCCGACTGGCTCAGGAGCGGCGACGGCCTGCCGTCCGAACTGCTCGCCTTCCCGGACTTCCTGCGCGAAGTGCTGCGCGCGGTACGGGCGGACCTGGCCCTCGCGGAGAGCCACCGCATCCCGCAGCCCGTCCCGGTGAGCTGTCCGCTGCTCACGCTCGCCGGAGAGCAGGACGAGGTGGCCACCGTGGCCCAGGTCGAGCCCTGGGCGGCGTACGCGTCGGGCGCGTACCGAATGCAAGTCCTGCCTGGGGGGCACGCCTTCCCGCGGACGCACCCCCGTCAGACGATGTCAGCCGTTTTCGAGGGGCTGACCGGCGTCGGCGCGTTCCCCGGTGAGGGTGACGGGCAGGGCTGA
- a CDS encoding acyl carrier protein encodes MTHTPAAVEADGVTRVVCGMVKLIAPRKVDQVAPDDRLIGDLGFHSLVLAELGYNLEDLYGLRPLTPEEAMQLQRVSDIVEFVAGEVAEGRAHTPDVEELDALFARYGAEAPAA; translated from the coding sequence ATGACTCACACTCCTGCCGCTGTCGAGGCCGACGGCGTGACCCGCGTGGTGTGCGGAATGGTCAAGCTGATCGCGCCGCGCAAGGTCGACCAGGTGGCACCGGACGACCGTCTGATCGGCGATCTCGGCTTCCACTCCCTCGTGCTCGCGGAACTCGGCTACAACCTCGAGGACCTGTACGGCCTGCGGCCGTTGACCCCTGAGGAGGCCATGCAGCTCCAGCGCGTCAGCGACATCGTCGAGTTCGTCGCCGGCGAGGTGGCCGAGGGCCGCGCGCACACGCCCGACGTGGAGGAGCTCGACGCTCTCTTCGCCCGGTACGGCGCCGAGGCTCCCGCGGCATGA
- a CDS encoding acyl-CoA dehydrogenase family protein, which yields MTGAFDRPSYALAADLDRALGDPDAADGPFSYAEIVAHEENDALPPDAVELIRSWGFAQYLVPEEFGGGLRNLEQLALLTRVLARRNLTVSVMFGSALLGVNSVWLWGTEEQRARVARGMLDGSLACFAVSEPDHGSDLGTNETSAARDGDTFILTGEKWPVGNATRGRFVTVYATVEGLGQSLLLLDKEQLDAGSWDNHPFVKTVGLRGHDLSGITFRGTRVPEDALLGRPGAGLTGILQVLQITRTAIGALSVGTMDSVLRIALRHAQERVLYGQPIHHLPVIRRHLVGAYLDLLIAECTLQPVTRSLSVAPSRLSLWSSVVKYLVPTLGEEVVREAGLVLGARSYLREGVASGAFQKLQRDHAIASIFEGTTHVNLHGIAAQLPAVARVAQRPAPGGEDILRQLFDWSEEAPVWRPAGRALRLTNATEDEITRGWGEAVTRARQVAESELPAAEGGALVTVLDAFSARRTAFYARIADGALDAATAEAQDIAAEHCVHHAAASCLYTWLYSFERERGSAGGTGWLVLVLARLLRRLDPADPAAELDEGLLPALEKLILASLDGPEYFSLRTVKAAAGAA from the coding sequence ATGACCGGCGCCTTCGACCGCCCGTCCTACGCCCTGGCGGCGGACCTCGACCGGGCACTCGGCGACCCGGACGCCGCCGACGGCCCGTTCAGCTACGCGGAGATCGTCGCCCACGAGGAGAACGACGCCCTGCCGCCCGACGCGGTGGAGCTGATCCGGTCCTGGGGGTTCGCGCAGTACCTCGTGCCGGAGGAGTTCGGCGGCGGGCTGCGCAACCTGGAGCAACTGGCCCTGCTGACGCGGGTGCTGGCCCGGCGCAACCTGACCGTGTCGGTGATGTTCGGCTCGGCGCTGCTCGGCGTCAACTCGGTGTGGCTGTGGGGTACCGAGGAGCAGCGTGCGCGGGTGGCCCGCGGCATGCTCGACGGCTCTCTCGCCTGCTTCGCCGTCTCCGAGCCGGACCACGGCAGCGACCTGGGCACCAACGAGACCTCGGCGGCCCGGGACGGCGACACGTTCATCCTGACCGGTGAGAAATGGCCGGTCGGCAACGCCACCCGCGGCCGCTTCGTCACCGTCTACGCCACCGTCGAGGGCCTGGGCCAGTCCCTGCTGCTGCTCGACAAGGAGCAGCTGGACGCGGGGAGTTGGGACAACCACCCCTTCGTGAAGACGGTGGGCCTGCGCGGCCACGACCTCAGCGGCATCACCTTCCGCGGCACGCGGGTGCCCGAGGACGCCCTGCTCGGCCGTCCCGGCGCCGGCCTGACGGGGATCCTCCAGGTACTTCAGATCACCCGCACGGCGATCGGCGCGCTGTCGGTCGGCACCATGGACTCGGTCCTGCGGATCGCGCTGCGTCATGCCCAGGAGCGAGTGCTGTACGGGCAGCCGATCCACCATCTCCCGGTCATCCGGCGGCACTTGGTGGGGGCGTATCTCGACCTGCTGATCGCCGAGTGCACGCTCCAGCCCGTGACCCGTTCCCTCTCCGTCGCCCCCTCCCGGCTCAGCCTGTGGTCCTCCGTGGTCAAGTACCTGGTGCCGACGCTGGGCGAGGAGGTCGTGCGGGAGGCGGGCCTGGTGCTCGGGGCGCGCAGCTATCTGCGGGAGGGCGTGGCCTCGGGCGCGTTCCAGAAGCTCCAGCGCGACCATGCGATCGCGAGCATCTTCGAGGGCACGACCCACGTCAACCTGCACGGCATCGCCGCGCAGTTGCCTGCCGTGGCACGGGTGGCACAGCGCCCGGCGCCGGGCGGGGAGGACATCCTGCGGCAGCTGTTCGACTGGTCCGAGGAGGCTCCCGTGTGGCGCCCCGCGGGCCGGGCGCTGCGGCTGACCAACGCCACCGAGGACGAGATCACCCGCGGCTGGGGCGAGGCCGTGACCCGGGCCCGCCAGGTCGCGGAGAGCGAGCTGCCGGCCGCCGAGGGCGGGGCCCTGGTCACGGTGCTCGACGCGTTCTCGGCCCGCCGGACGGCCTTCTACGCCCGGATCGCGGACGGCGCCCTGGACGCGGCGACGGCCGAGGCGCAGGACATCGCCGCCGAGCACTGCGTGCACCACGCCGCCGCCTCGTGTCTGTACACCTGGCTGTACTCCTTCGAGCGGGAGCGCGGTTCGGCGGGCGGCACCGGCTGGCTGGTGCTCGTCCTGGCGCGGCTGCTGCGCAGGCTGGATCCCGCGGATCCGGCGGCCGAACTCGACGAGGGCCTGCTGCCCGCGCTGGAGAAGCTGATCCTGGCGAGCCTCGACGGCCCGGAGTACTTTTCGCTCCGAACCGTCAAGGCGGCCGCCGGCGCTGCCTGA
- a CDS encoding helix-turn-helix domain-containing protein: MVSQNEFISFDGADIHQLRDFLVNQRRISGWTQEELSERSGVSVRTIRNLETGSNTNPRRTSVSLLLNALGAAHVPLSETAPWDRPGWVAVPEQSSAAHRGGTPPLSPWRGPRSLGDPLVGRQADMRHVLACVQRSRLVVLTGPGGVGKTRLALAAASRLRPLFRGGVAVAELRDCPPEHLDAAAARAELTRVTRELTEEADPAPGGRRLLVLDGAEHVAHQTARVARQLLDEHPGLHLLVTSRRALTAGPAETWEVEPLRVDDGEGREMAVPSAVELLLRRVQAGLPTLDLAHHLPLVTRLCRILDGVPLAIEIAAQRLRSLPLNSMLNEKFLFHLLDQVDAGGLSAHRTLSDSVRWSYDLLPAPHRQLLRDLVALPDGFSLNDVLGMRPSRHLDTMRVVHLLAELADASLVQINRDHQYDYRIHALVRHVVSELDRFGDGTADTPAAGAARSAERDAHTPADLGGEMSFAS, from the coding sequence GTGGTCAGCCAGAATGAGTTCATTTCATTCGACGGTGCGGATATTCATCAGTTGCGGGACTTCCTGGTGAACCAGCGAAGAATTTCGGGCTGGACGCAGGAAGAGCTTTCCGAACGATCCGGCGTCAGTGTCCGCACCATCCGCAATCTGGAGACGGGCTCCAACACCAACCCGCGCCGCACTTCCGTTTCTCTGCTGCTCAACGCCCTGGGAGCGGCGCACGTGCCGCTGTCGGAGACGGCACCCTGGGACCGGCCGGGCTGGGTGGCGGTGCCCGAACAGTCCTCGGCGGCGCACCGCGGCGGTACGCCGCCGCTGTCGCCGTGGCGTGGTCCACGGTCGCTCGGCGATCCGCTGGTGGGCCGCCAGGCCGACATGCGCCATGTCCTGGCCTGCGTGCAGCGCAGTCGGCTGGTCGTTCTCACCGGCCCCGGCGGGGTCGGCAAGACCCGGCTGGCGCTCGCGGCGGCATCCCGGCTGCGCCCGCTGTTCCGCGGCGGCGTGGCCGTGGCGGAGCTGCGCGACTGCCCGCCCGAACACCTCGACGCCGCCGCCGCACGTGCCGAGTTGACGCGCGTCACACGGGAGCTGACCGAGGAGGCGGACCCCGCCCCCGGCGGCCGGCGGCTGCTCGTCCTGGACGGAGCCGAGCACGTGGCGCACCAGACCGCCCGGGTCGCACGGCAGTTGCTCGACGAGCACCCGGGACTGCATCTGCTGGTGACCTCGCGCCGGGCGCTGACCGCGGGACCGGCCGAGACCTGGGAGGTCGAGCCGCTGCGGGTCGACGACGGGGAGGGCCGCGAGATGGCCGTACCGAGCGCGGTCGAGCTCCTCCTGCGCCGGGTGCAGGCCGGCCTGCCCACGCTCGATCTCGCCCATCACCTGCCGCTGGTCACCAGGCTGTGCCGGATCCTGGACGGTGTGCCGCTGGCCATCGAGATCGCGGCCCAGCGGCTCAGATCGCTGCCGCTGAACTCCATGCTCAACGAGAAGTTCCTGTTCCACCTGCTCGACCAGGTCGACGCGGGCGGCCTGAGCGCACACCGCACCCTGTCGGACAGTGTGCGCTGGAGCTACGACCTGCTGCCCGCACCGCACCGCCAGTTGCTGCGCGACCTGGTCGCCCTGCCGGACGGCTTCTCGCTCAACGACGTGCTGGGCATGCGGCCGAGCCGCCACCTGGACACGATGCGGGTCGTGCACCTGCTGGCCGAGCTGGCGGACGCCTCACTGGTGCAGATCAACCGGGATCATCAGTACGACTACCGCATCCACGCGCTCGTCCGCCATGTCGTGTCCGAGCTGGATCGTTTCGGCGACGGCACGGCCGACACCCCCGCCGCCGGGGCCGCCCGGTCCGCGGAGCGCGACGCTCACACGCCCGCGGATCTGGGCGGCGAAATGAGTTTCGCCAGCTGA
- a CDS encoding 4'-phosphopantetheinyl transferase family protein yields MIADLVPLGVHAGEAFGDDGPDAAVDLFPAERALVDGVLDDRRAEFTTVRGCARRALASLGVPPGPLVPGPLGAPVWPAGIVGSMTHCPGYRAAAVARAADFAGLGIDAEPCRSLPDVVARRIVTEAEARRLREDFAGACELPLDRLLFCAKEAAYKAFSPWLGARFGVREFRVRLRADGTFGGVAPDSGRLRREIPAADFTGRWAVSSGHLLAVVALPVAATTGH; encoded by the coding sequence TTGATTGCTGACCTGGTCCCCCTCGGCGTCCATGCCGGTGAGGCGTTCGGCGACGACGGACCGGATGCCGCGGTGGACCTGTTCCCCGCCGAACGAGCCCTGGTCGATGGGGTGTTGGACGACCGGCGCGCGGAGTTCACCACGGTGCGCGGCTGCGCCCGCCGGGCTCTGGCGTCGCTCGGGGTGCCCCCCGGGCCGCTCGTGCCCGGACCCCTCGGCGCGCCGGTTTGGCCGGCCGGGATCGTCGGGAGTATGACCCACTGCCCCGGATACCGGGCCGCCGCCGTTGCGCGGGCCGCCGACTTCGCGGGGCTCGGCATCGACGCGGAGCCCTGCCGGAGCCTGCCGGACGTGGTCGCGAGGCGCATCGTGACGGAAGCGGAGGCGCGTCGGCTGCGGGAGGACTTCGCCGGTGCCTGCGAGCTGCCCCTCGACCGGTTGCTGTTCTGCGCCAAAGAGGCGGCCTACAAGGCGTTTTCCCCGTGGCTCGGGGCGCGTTTCGGGGTTCGGGAGTTCCGGGTCCGGCTGCGCGCCGACGGCACGTTCGGGGGTGTCGCCCCGGACTCCGGGCGGCTCCGCCGGGAAATACCGGCGGCGGACTTCACGGGTCGCTGGGCGGTGTCCTCGGGGCACTTGCTGGCCGTGGTCGCACTCCCCGTGGCAGCCACGACGGGGCATTGA
- a CDS encoding helix-turn-helix transcriptional regulator yields MYEHLITDHDPDQDTDHLARRLELTEDDVRTALKRLEELNLVQPTGDGPARPVDPRLGLKALLFRQMSGIEAQLLAFEQDRAAVLTLVDKYARHAGHRGAAEGVGGEYVTGREAVAGRLSELADAAGTEWLAFAPGGAPSVSWLESVQSLVRQVRGRGVAARTVSTDSIRGGTQWADLPRTGVRTVPSLPVPMLIVDRSTALLPTEPAAPWRGVLQLSAPGVLEALIALFEGVWASAVPLGGVEARPAEGGLNPREREVLRLLARGLNDDAVRRRLGLSLRTVRRIVADLCTRLGAASRFEAGYLAAKRGWI; encoded by the coding sequence GTGTACGAACACCTCATCACCGACCATGACCCGGACCAGGACACTGACCACCTGGCCCGGCGTCTGGAACTGACCGAGGACGACGTGCGCACGGCGCTGAAGCGACTGGAGGAACTGAACCTGGTCCAACCGACCGGCGACGGCCCGGCCCGGCCGGTGGATCCGCGGCTCGGCCTCAAGGCCCTGCTCTTCCGGCAGATGTCCGGGATCGAGGCGCAGTTGCTGGCGTTCGAGCAGGACCGGGCCGCCGTGCTGACCCTGGTCGACAAGTACGCCAGGCACGCGGGCCACCGGGGCGCGGCCGAGGGCGTCGGCGGCGAGTACGTCACCGGGCGCGAGGCCGTGGCCGGCAGGCTGTCGGAGCTGGCCGACGCCGCCGGCACCGAGTGGCTGGCCTTCGCCCCGGGCGGTGCACCGTCCGTGAGCTGGCTGGAGTCCGTGCAGTCGCTCGTGCGCCAGGTACGCGGGCGCGGCGTCGCCGCCCGTACGGTCTCCACCGACAGCATCCGGGGCGGAACGCAGTGGGCGGACTTACCGCGCACCGGGGTGCGCACGGTGCCCTCGCTGCCCGTACCGATGCTCATCGTCGACCGGTCCACCGCGTTGCTGCCGACCGAACCGGCCGCTCCCTGGCGCGGCGTTCTCCAGCTGTCCGCACCAGGCGTACTGGAGGCCCTGATCGCCCTGTTCGAGGGCGTGTGGGCGAGCGCCGTCCCGCTCGGCGGTGTCGAAGCGCGCCCCGCCGAGGGCGGGTTGAACCCGCGGGAGCGGGAAGTGCTGCGGCTGCTGGCACGCGGCCTCAACGACGACGCCGTCCGCAGACGGCTCGGCCTCTCCCTGCGCACGGTGCGCAGAATCGTCGCCGACCTGTGCACCCGCCTGGGCGCGGCCAGCCGCTTCGAGGCGGGCTACCTGGCCGCCAAACGCGGCTGGATCTAG
- a CDS encoding MFS transporter, with protein MAQSPPEETDGSGEAERSEESAQTKGGEERAPSLWRNRDYLSWWTGNGLSTLGTSVSTLAFPLLMLYETGSATQAGTITVLHMLGKLGTLAVGGALADRISRRAILCVVPLIEALAMGAVALLVYRGDPAVLALDLLALVSGLAAGLKIGVSTPVLRRVVPKEQIANATAQGMGRDMVLQLLGAPLGGLLYSAARWIPFLFDALSFVFVTLGTLFIRRPLGPDRKNDEQRPGLLTEMGDGLRMIRRSDYLRFTIAWGALLNTVAQGFTLLFIVLVQHRGGSPTAVGVVTSLAVAGGVVGAVLGPTLMQQLGARRVLHAAAWIFVASFAVVGLVPEPWQIGLVMMVGMISMVPMNVVTESYEVRLVPDAYLGRVAATSRFCFQGVQWVGPLAAGVLADTLGPESAALVLAGVMAVLAVVLHLGRRNLALLDSPLADVQELPAPNDRDPQDEDPQDQDPEDGVLTGPSKGSAS; from the coding sequence ATGGCACAGTCACCTCCCGAGGAGACCGACGGCAGCGGCGAGGCCGAGCGGTCCGAAGAGAGCGCGCAGACCAAGGGCGGCGAGGAGCGAGCGCCGTCGCTCTGGCGCAACCGCGACTATCTGTCCTGGTGGACCGGCAACGGCCTGTCGACGCTGGGCACCAGCGTCTCGACGCTCGCCTTCCCGCTCCTGATGCTCTACGAGACGGGATCCGCGACGCAGGCCGGCACCATCACCGTCCTGCACATGCTCGGCAAACTCGGCACCCTCGCGGTGGGCGGGGCACTGGCCGACCGGATCTCCCGCCGCGCCATCCTGTGCGTCGTCCCCCTGATCGAGGCGCTGGCGATGGGCGCGGTCGCCCTGCTGGTGTACCGGGGTGATCCGGCCGTCCTCGCGCTGGATCTGCTGGCCCTGGTCAGCGGGCTCGCGGCGGGCCTGAAGATCGGCGTGTCGACGCCGGTGCTGCGCCGGGTCGTGCCCAAGGAGCAGATCGCGAACGCGACGGCGCAGGGCATGGGCCGCGACATGGTCCTCCAGCTCCTCGGCGCCCCGCTCGGCGGTCTGCTGTACTCCGCGGCCCGCTGGATCCCGTTCCTCTTCGACGCCCTCTCCTTCGTCTTCGTCACCCTGGGCACCCTGTTCATCCGACGGCCGCTCGGCCCGGACCGGAAGAACGACGAGCAACGGCCCGGCCTGCTCACCGAGATGGGCGACGGCCTGCGCATGATCAGGCGCAGCGACTATCTGCGCTTCACCATCGCCTGGGGAGCCCTGCTCAACACCGTGGCGCAGGGGTTCACGCTGCTGTTCATCGTGCTCGTGCAGCACCGCGGCGGCAGTCCCACGGCGGTCGGCGTCGTGACCTCGCTCGCGGTGGCCGGGGGTGTCGTCGGCGCCGTGCTCGGGCCGACGCTGATGCAACAGCTGGGGGCGCGGCGGGTCCTGCACGCCGCCGCCTGGATCTTCGTGGCGTCGTTCGCCGTCGTGGGCCTGGTCCCCGAGCCCTGGCAGATCGGCCTGGTCATGATGGTCGGCATGATCAGCATGGTGCCGATGAACGTCGTCACCGAGTCGTACGAGGTCCGGCTGGTGCCGGACGCCTACCTGGGCCGGGTCGCCGCGACGAGCCGGTTCTGCTTCCAGGGCGTGCAGTGGGTCGGCCCGCTGGCGGCGGGCGTCCTCGCCGACACCCTGGGACCGGAGTCCGCCGCCCTGGTCCTGGCCGGTGTCATGGCCGTGCTGGCCGTCGTCCTGCACCTCGGCCGACGCAACCTCGCCCTCCTGGACAGCCCCCTGGCCGACGTACAGGAACTCCCCGCCCCGAACGACCGCGACCCGCAGGACGAGGACCCGCAGGACCAGGACCCGGAGGACGGCGTGCTCACGGGACCGTCCAAGGGCTCGGCAAGTTGA
- a CDS encoding amidase, whose translation MEDLVQPTSLVRVAESLRSGETDPRELAARTLDRIAAVDGTVQAFVPEPGRAERLDAAARELVARGEELAERPPLYGVPVGVKDIVHVAGLPTAAGSQLPPEELAGPQAAVIDRLEKAGAIIAGKTVTGEFAVTAPGPTRNPHRTDHTPGGTSSGSAAAVAAGLVPLAIGTQTIGSLIRPAAYCGVVGFKPTHGRIPLDGVLPVAPTFDTVGVIAATVADATLAASCLVDDWKPAPTESGRPVLGVPEGPYLSFAEPEAQAAYEQQLTALETAGYDIVRVPMFANLEEEAFPLFIINLYELSRAHADLFERFGELYDERTADAIRQGRPAEDSDHAKALQQREDFRDSIAATTDAHGIDLWVTPAATGPAPAGLDNPGESVMSLPWSGAGLPCLTIPTARPQGELPLGLQCVGRTGEDERLLGWATELERVLSA comes from the coding sequence ATGGAAGATCTCGTTCAGCCCACCTCCCTGGTCCGTGTGGCCGAGAGCCTGCGCTCCGGTGAGACCGATCCGCGAGAACTGGCGGCCCGCACCCTCGACCGCATCGCCGCCGTGGACGGCACCGTCCAGGCCTTCGTGCCCGAGCCCGGCCGCGCGGAGCGGCTCGACGCCGCCGCGCGCGAACTCGTCGCCCGCGGCGAGGAGTTGGCGGAGCGGCCCCCGCTGTACGGCGTACCCGTGGGCGTGAAGGACATCGTGCACGTCGCCGGGCTGCCCACCGCGGCGGGTTCCCAGCTTCCGCCGGAGGAACTGGCCGGGCCCCAGGCCGCCGTGATCGACCGGCTGGAGAAGGCCGGGGCGATCATCGCGGGCAAGACGGTGACCGGCGAGTTCGCCGTCACCGCGCCCGGCCCCACCCGCAATCCGCACCGCACCGATCACACCCCGGGCGGCACCAGCAGCGGATCGGCGGCGGCTGTCGCGGCCGGCCTGGTCCCGCTCGCCATCGGCACCCAGACGATCGGCTCGCTCATCCGGCCCGCCGCGTACTGCGGAGTCGTGGGATTCAAGCCGACCCACGGCCGCATCCCGCTCGACGGCGTCCTCCCGGTCGCCCCGACGTTCGACACGGTCGGCGTCATCGCCGCCACGGTCGCCGACGCCACCCTGGCAGCCTCGTGCCTGGTCGACGACTGGAAGCCCGCCCCGACCGAATCCGGCCGACCGGTGCTCGGCGTCCCCGAGGGCCCCTACCTGTCCTTCGCGGAGCCCGAGGCCCAGGCCGCGTACGAGCAGCAGCTCACCGCGCTCGAAACCGCGGGCTACGACATCGTCCGGGTCCCGATGTTCGCCAACCTCGAAGAAGAGGCCTTCCCCCTCTTCATCATCAACCTCTACGAACTCTCCCGGGCCCACGCCGACCTGTTCGAGCGGTTCGGCGAGCTCTACGACGAGCGCACCGCGGACGCGATCCGGCAGGGCCGGCCCGCCGAGGACTCGGACCACGCCAAGGCGCTCCAGCAGCGCGAGGACTTCCGTGACTCCATCGCGGCGACGACCGACGCGCACGGCATCGACCTGTGGGTCACCCCGGCGGCGACCGGACCCGCGCCCGCCGGACTCGACAACCCGGGCGAGTCGGTGATGTCCCTGCCGTGGAGCGGCGCGGGCCTGCCCTGCCTCACCATCCCCACCGCCCGTCCGCAGGGCGAACTGCCCCTCGGTCTCCAGTGCGTGGGCCGCACCGGCGAGGACGAGCGACTGCTGGGCTGGGCCACCGAGCTGGAGCGAGTGCTGTCCGCGTAG